One region of Lytechinus pictus isolate F3 Inbred chromosome 8, Lp3.0, whole genome shotgun sequence genomic DNA includes:
- the LOC135155238 gene encoding uncharacterized protein LOC135155238 has protein sequence MSPPKDTPYSHLKAELIRRTSVSEQKRLHQLLTQEELGDRKPSQLLRRMEQLLGSDHLDETIFKQLFLQRLTHHVQTILASSRDDMKVTQLADLADRIIDVGSTSTVSAVSSPSSSTSSSELSQLRQQVDRLTFQVQSLTTQLQHESGRSPNRRPHRPNRQRSRSSSQKRPLCWYHWKHGAGARKCTPPCNFNHASLFSSDSQQQPSSNTHAQGNDRASRD, from the coding sequence ATGAGCCCTCCTAAGGACACACCGTACTCGCACCTCAAAGCGGAATTGATTCGCAGGACATCTGTCTCAGAGCAGAAAAGACTCCACCAGCTACTTACCCAAGAGGAACTAGGGGATCGAAAACCCTCCCAGTTATTACGTAGAATGGAGCAACTGCTTGGAAGTGATCATCTTGATGAAACAATcttcaaacaattatttttgcagCGACTTACACATCATGTCCAGACAATTCTAGCGTCAAGCCGCGACGACATGAAGGTGACACAGTTGGCAGACTTGGCTGATAGAATCATTGATGTTGGTTCAACAAGTACTGTTTCTGCTGTTAGTTCGCCCTCGTCTTCTACTTCTAGTTCAGAGTTGTCACAACTTAGACAGCAAGTAGACAGACTTACATTTCAAGTGCAATCATTGACTACGCAACTTCAACATGAAAGTGGTCGATCTCCTAATAGGCGCCCTCATCGTCCAAATAGACAACGTAGCAGGAGTAGCAGTCAAAAGCGTCCTCTCtgttggtatcactggaaacaTGGTGCAGGAGCTCGCAAGTGTACACCGCCATGTAACTTTAATCACGCTTCTTTGTTTTCGAGTGATTCTCAACAACAGCCTTCTTCCAACACCCATGCTCAGGGAAACGACAGAGCCAGCCGGGATTGA